A window of Watersipora subatra chromosome 10, tzWatSuba1.1, whole genome shotgun sequence genomic DNA:
GGAGACAACACAACCACTTTTTACCAAACTGGTAATCCGAGTGCAAATTCATTGTTTTTTCATTCATCCTAAACTTTTCTGAGGTAATCTTTGTAATTGCATATCTACTTTTTAGCAAAATCCCTTGAAGCGCTATCATGAATGACAAGGAGAAATAGCTAGGACTTCTAATAACAAATGCTGATTCAAAGTGTATGTATGACTATTTATGCTACAGAAGTTGTTGTATTTCATTGTCTGGGTATATTTCCATTGAAGTCTAAATAGCCCTTGACCATGTCTTTTTGTAGCCTTTTGGGTGACCAGGTAACTTTAGACAGAACTTATAAATTAATTCATTTCTTCTCCATATTTCCCcttttgaaaaatttgatttaaagaTTGCTTAAATTACTCAATTTGATTTAACTATTTAATTGCTCTAtttatgtaataattttctaaaaggtcaaaataataaaataataaatatatgttttccACTGAATAAAATGTGTTTGCTAAAAGAAAAGTTGAGCCTACCTCATAAAGAAATCCTCCCAAAGCTGCTCCAAAAGCAAAAGAAAAGCCTGTTACAACCTCTGCGAGTCCCTGACAAGTACAGTAGCAGATTTACTTTGAAACAGAAGGTGCAAGCATTACCAGCTAAGTTAAACACTACATATATATCAAATTACTCACTATAATTGTGTTTGACTGAAAGCCTGAGGCCTTGAGCAGTATGCTAGTAGAGGCGATACTTATCATAGCAGATCCAGTACCCGCTAGAGCTCTCAAAATAACACACATCGCCAAGAACCAGTCTCGACTTTCCAACCTCTCCATATATCTGCAGGAATTGAGACAAACAATTCCTTGTATTATCTGTCTATTGCAAGCAAAgcctaaatttttaaaattgtcaCAACTGCCGAAATTATATAACTTGAAAATTCATCATAACACACTTGTGTTGCAGCAAATAGATCAAGTACCAATTATGATAAAGAAACTATATCTCGAGCAAAAGAAGCAATTATACAAAGCTAAAGATAGCTATTTTCTGCTATCAATGATACTTTTGAAGTTAAAATTGGCCAACCATTGATTTTTAATGCTATCATTCTAACACAACTGTTCAATAGCTCTACAGAAAAATGTGTcatctaaaaaattaaaaatatgtgtAGGTTACAATATTTCTTTAAACATTACTACAGCCAGcacaatatttgtgaaataAGTTGCTTTCTATTCGATTAAAAATCATACCACACAGGTGCAGTTCTCACAGGAAACTTCGTAGcagcaacaaaaatatttaaatgcaaAATACAAATGTCAACTTACCCAAAAGCTACAGAGGTGATGCCTGTGATTGCAGTACCCACAATGCACATACTTTTAGGTGGCCACTTTAGTAACTGGAACAATAAACAGAAAATGTAATTAACAAAATggatacttcgcaaataatagGTAATATAACTATCCTTTTACAAAAAGGATATTTAAGgtgaatgttgcctatattttgcactctccttttaGGGGagtgacattaacccttttggctAAGAAAAATCTGCTATAACTTGCCTCCGACTTGTTGTaaatttctaaataaataaGCTTTgagaaactaaaaaaatatttcaatcagttgatatttattgcttgcaagtAACCTACAATGATCTTATAGCGTGCGTTGCAaattgttggagctttcaagttttttcttttaatcTAAAATTGAAGgcagatttttattttataattaccatcgttgcataaaagctcagtGCAATCtttatatgtttgctacagcttgtagccaaaactggctttgaTTTGAGCGTTGATTCATTGTgagtcaaatttaaataatggcaatgatgctatcaaatagttTGCTATAAGCCTAAAAATcttaagttatataataatatactaaatgctacaaacatatatttaagaacaagtgGCATAAACAACCCACAATTAcagtataatacatgtacagtagaaacaaaaactataacaattttgaaacaagaatatttgcattgtttgctcagCAGGTTGTGCTTGGATTGTTGCTTCCATATGAAACCATTTCATCTTCTGGCTGTTTAATACTTTCCACAATGCCtgctgacctcaacttttttctacactgctgaactagcCTTTAGACAATTTTTTAGGAGAGTAAAACTCTACTGCATTGCTTTTTGAAAAAccattgttaaaaatattgataaacttTTAGACGGACACACTTAGCCCAAGTTATAGTCtaaaaatagtagtacagattccaccgtaattttaaactgtttttcatatatgccgaagtATTAAGACCACATTAAAGAAAGAACTACTAATTGCCTGGtatacttttattaattattgcTATGGCATtagtttcaaagttttaaagaaaaaaacgaaactttttgtttaaaaaattaacttCGGTACGAACAGCAACCAGTAAAGAACTGATTGTC
This region includes:
- the LOC137407046 gene encoding MFS-type transporter SLC18B1-like, which codes for MSSDQELKPLVLKETEKARDNDIAEPKPDRKYAMLITLLFLQFVSRAADTMIYPFYPDKALSEGLNMADVGVVYAAYDISRFITSPLFGSILLKWPPKSMCIVGTAITGITSVAFGYMERLESRDWFLAMCVILRALAGTGSAMISIASTSILLKASGFQSNTIIGLAEVVTGFSFAFGAALGGFLYESPP